The genomic region AGGACGACAACGGCATCACCCAGGCGAAGCTGCTCTCCGAGCTGAAGCGCCTCGCCGACCCGGAGCGCCCGGTGCAGGTCATCATCATCGGTATCGGTGACGGCGTCAGCAAGGCCGAGCTGGACTCGATCGTCAAGGAGACCGGCGGCGGCAGCTTCGTCACCAAGAACCCGACGGAGATCGGCGCGATCTTCCTCAAGGCCATCGCGCTGCGGCCGCCAGCACCGCGCTGACTGCCCGGACAGTCGACAAGGGCCCGTCGTGCGGCTGAAGCCGTACGGCGGGCCCTTTTTCGTGGTGTTGGCGACCGGTAAAAGTGACGGCAATACGTCGGAAGCAATCGGCAGCGATAGTTGTCGGGGCAGGATGTCGACGTGTTCCGGCGTCGTCGGTCCGCACCCCGGCCGATCGTCGACCATGGTCGTGCCGCGCGAAGTGGGAGGTGCCGGTGACCTCAGCGACGCTGTTGACCCCTGCCAGGACGGCGTCGGGCACGGACGCCGACGCGTCCGGCGCCCTCGACCGGGCCGACGAGCGGGCCTACATCCGGGTCCTGGTGGTGCTGGACACCGCCGTCCTGACCGTCGCGCTGCTGGTGGGTTACCTGGCCCGCTTCGGCGACGGGGAACCGAGCAGCTGGCAGATCTCGTACGTGCTGGTGGCCCCCGCGCTGATGCTCGCCTGGCTGGTCTCGCTCAAGGCGCTCGGCTGCTACGACGACCGGGTGATCGGCTACGGCGCGGACGAGTACCGCCGGGTCGGCACGGCGAGCCTGCGGTTGGCCGGTGGGGTCGCCATCCTCGGCTACGTCGCCGACCTGAACGTCTCCCGGGGCTTCCTGGCCATCTCCTTCGCCGTGGGCCTCGTCGGCCTCGAGGCGGCGCGGTTCGCCGCCCGCAAGCGGCTGCACCGGGCCCGGTCGAACGGCGACGGCTGGTCCCGCAGGGTGCTGGTGGTCGGCGACACCGCGCACGTGCTGGAACTGGTGCTCACCCTGCGCCGGGAGCCGTACGCCGGCTACCACGTGGTCGGGGCGTGCATCCCGGACGCGTTGCTGGCACCCGTCGCGCAGCGGTTGGGGGACGTGCCGGTGGTCGGGTCGCTGCGGGGCATCCCGGAGGCGGCCGCCGCGATCGGGGCGGACACCATCGCCGTCACTGCCTCCGGGGAGCTGACGGCCACCCGGCTGCGCCGGCTCGGCTGGCAGCTGGAGGGGACCGGGATCGACCTCGTGGTCGCGCCGGCGCTGACCGACGTCGCCGGTCCGCGGATCCACACCCGACCGGTCGCCGGCCTACCGTTGATCCACGTGGAGGCGCCCGAGTTCCGGGGCGCCCGCAAGCTGGTCAAGGGCCTCGTCGACCGGGCCACCGCCACGATCGCGCTGACCGTGCTGCTGCCGCTGCTGGCGATCATCGCGGTGGCCATCCGGCTGGACAGCCGGGGGCCGGTCTTCTTCCGGCAGACTCGGGTCGGCCAGGGCGGCAGCGAGTTCGGCGTCTGGAAGTTCCGCACGATGGTGGTCAACGCGGACGAGCTCCTCGCCGAGTTGGTCGCCCGGAACGAGACCGACGGCCTGATGTTCAAGATGCGCGACGACCCGCGGGTCACCCGGGTCGGGCGGCTGCTGCGCAAGTGGTCGCTGGACGAGCTGCCGCAGCTGGCCAACGTCCTGCTCGGGCAGATGAGCCTGGTCGGTCCCCGCCCGCCGCTCCCGTCCGAGGTGGCCCGCTACGACGGGGACGTGGCCCGGCGGCTGCTGGTCAAGCCCGGCATGACCGGGCTCTGGCAGGTCAGCGGCCGGTCCGACCTCAGCTGGGAGGACGGCATCCGGCTCGACCTCTACTACGTCGAGAACTGGTCGCTCGCGGCCGACCTCACCATCCTGTGGAAGACCTTCGGCGCGGTGGTCAACAGCCGCGGCGCCTACTGAGCCCGGCTGCCGGGCGGGGTCGGGTCACTCCTGTGGGCCGGTCCAGTCCAGGCAGACCACCACGGCGTCGTCCACCAGGTCACCGGCCACGAACGCGCGCAGGTCGCCGAGGAGCGACCGGACGGCGTCCAGGGCGTCCATCGACCCGGTCCGGCGCAGGAACCGGTCCAGTGCCGTCCCGCCGTACGGGACGTCGTGCGCGGTCGCGTCGACGACCCCGTCGCTGACCACGAAGAGCCGGTCGCCGCGCTGCAGCTGGAACCGCTGCTCGTGGTAGTCGGTCGCCTCGAACATGCCGAGCGGGAACTGGGCCTCCAGTGCCTGATCGGTCACCTCTCCGTCGCGCAGCCGGATCAGCCGGGGCGAGCCGGCGTCCACCACGGTCATCACCCCGCTCGCCAGGTCGAGCTCCATCAGCAGGCTGGAGAGGTGCTGGCTGCCCCGGTGCACGTCGTAGATCGCCTGGTCGGCGAGCGCGGCCTGGTCGGCCAGGGAGAGCCCGGCCCGGCGGGCGTTGCGCAGGGCGCTGGTGGCCAGCGCGGTGAGCATCGACGCGGCGACGCCCTCGCCCATCCCGTTGACGGTCGACAACCAGAGCCGCTGCCCGTCGTCGGACCAGTCGAAGCTGTCGCCGCGCACCGCGTACGCCGGCTCCAACTGCCCGGCCAGGCGGAACGCGGGCCGGGTGCGGCTCCGGCCCGGCAGCAGCTCCCACTGCATCTCGGCGGCGAGGGTCAGCCGCTGGCTGCGCCGCGCGGAGCGGTAGACGTCGGTCCCGGCGGAGACCGCGGAGAGCTCGTGGGCGAGGGCGGTGGCGATCTCCGCCAGCTCGCCGAGCACGCCCTGGTCGTCCGGCGCCGGGGCCACCCGCAGCACGCCGCGCCGCTCGCCGCGCATGGTCACCGGAAGGTACGCGGTCCCGGCGCTGGACACCGGCTCCTGGTGGTCGAAGCAGCGCCAGGCCGGGTGGCCCGGGCCGGTGATCCCCTCACCCTCCTGCAGCGGCAGCAGCACGGCGAGCCGGTAGTCGACCTGGAGCAGCTCGGTGTCGGTGATCCCGTACGACCGGGCGAGGACGTCGGCGATCCGCTCGACCAGCAGATCGGCGGGTGCCCCGTTCAGGCTGCGTCGTGCCCGGTTGACCGGTTCGCTCATGGCCCGCTCCTTGATCGCCAGCTCAACCACACCGTCTTCGGAGTACTCTCGGGCCACCATGGCCGAACTGCACGGTCCCTCGGACCCCGAGACGAGTATGGCCGCCGCACTGGATGCGGCGGCGGGTGCCCTGCTGACCGTGTGGGAGGCGGCGCGGGAGCGGACGACCAGCCGGGTCTCCGGCGCCCAGCTGCGCGCCGTCATGGTCGTCGAGCAGCACGACGGCATCAACCTCCGCCGGCTGGCCAGCCGCCTCGACATGTTGCTCAGCTCGGCGAGCCGGCTCTGCGACCGGCTGGTGGCCGCGGGCATGCTGGAACGCGAGCCGGGCCGGCTCGACCGCCGCGAGATCTCGCTGCACCTCACCCCGGAGGCGCGCCGGCTCCTCGTCGAGCTGCGGGACGACCGGCGCGAGCAGCTCGCCCGGATCCTCGGCGGCATGACGTCGCAGGGCCGGGAGGCACTGCTCAGCGGAATGCGCGAGTTCGACGAGACGGCCCGCCGGCAGGAGGCCGTCGCCGCCCCGGTGGAACCGGTGCCGGTCCGGCCGGACGGCCTCGACGGCGAGAGCCACCCGCTCCCGGCCCCCCGGGACTGGCCGGCGGGCGAGCCGCCGGTGGCCCGTACCGCCTGATCAGGCGGGCTCGCCCGGGCTCACGGCGAGCATGGCCAGGTCGTCGTGGCCCCGCCCGGCGGGCCACTCGTCCACGACGCGGAGCAGGCGGTCG from Micromonospora sp. WMMD812 harbors:
- a CDS encoding sugar transferase; the protein is MLTPARTASGTDADASGALDRADERAYIRVLVVLDTAVLTVALLVGYLARFGDGEPSSWQISYVLVAPALMLAWLVSLKALGCYDDRVIGYGADEYRRVGTASLRLAGGVAILGYVADLNVSRGFLAISFAVGLVGLEAARFAARKRLHRARSNGDGWSRRVLVVGDTAHVLELVLTLRREPYAGYHVVGACIPDALLAPVAQRLGDVPVVGSLRGIPEAAAAIGADTIAVTASGELTATRLRRLGWQLEGTGIDLVVAPALTDVAGPRIHTRPVAGLPLIHVEAPEFRGARKLVKGLVDRATATIALTVLLPLLAIIAVAIRLDSRGPVFFRQTRVGQGGSEFGVWKFRTMVVNADELLAELVARNETDGLMFKMRDDPRVTRVGRLLRKWSLDELPQLANVLLGQMSLVGPRPPLPSEVARYDGDVARRLLVKPGMTGLWQVSGRSDLSWEDGIRLDLYYVENWSLAADLTILWKTFGAVVNSRGAY
- a CDS encoding PP2C family protein-serine/threonine phosphatase, giving the protein MSEPVNRARRSLNGAPADLLVERIADVLARSYGITDTELLQVDYRLAVLLPLQEGEGITGPGHPAWRCFDHQEPVSSAGTAYLPVTMRGERRGVLRVAPAPDDQGVLGELAEIATALAHELSAVSAGTDVYRSARRSQRLTLAAEMQWELLPGRSRTRPAFRLAGQLEPAYAVRGDSFDWSDDGQRLWLSTVNGMGEGVAASMLTALATSALRNARRAGLSLADQAALADQAIYDVHRGSQHLSSLLMELDLASGVMTVVDAGSPRLIRLRDGEVTDQALEAQFPLGMFEATDYHEQRFQLQRGDRLFVVSDGVVDATAHDVPYGGTALDRFLRRTGSMDALDAVRSLLGDLRAFVAGDLVDDAVVVCLDWTGPQE
- a CDS encoding MarR family transcriptional regulator, which translates into the protein MAELHGPSDPETSMAAALDAAAGALLTVWEAARERTTSRVSGAQLRAVMVVEQHDGINLRRLASRLDMLLSSASRLCDRLVAAGMLEREPGRLDRREISLHLTPEARRLLVELRDDRREQLARILGGMTSQGREALLSGMREFDETARRQEAVAAPVEPVPVRPDGLDGESHPLPAPRDWPAGEPPVARTA